A window of Micromonospora eburnea genomic DNA:
CCCGGCACCGCACCGCGGAACGGGTCGCCCGGCAGACCGGCTACCCGGTCATCTCGGTCAGCCAGTCCATGCGGATCATCAGCCTCTACGTCAACGGCCAGCGGCACGTGCTGGACGACTCGGCGGCGATCCTGTCCCGGGCCAACCAGGCCCTGGCCACCCTTGAGCGTTACAAGCTCCGCCTCGACGAGGTCTCCGGCACCCTCTCCGCCCTGGAGATCGAGGACCTGGTCACCGTACGCGACGCGGTGGCGGTGGTGCAGCGGCTGGAGATGGTCCGCCGGATCGCCGACGAGATCGCCGGGTACGTGGTGGAGCTGGGCACCGACGGCCGGCTGCTCGCCCTCCAGCTCGACGAGCTGATGGCCGGCGTCGACGCCGACCGCACCCTGGTCATCCGGGACTATCTCCCGGTCGGCCGGAAGTCGCGCACCCTCGACGAGGCGCTGGTCGAGCTGGATCTACTCAGCGCCACCGAGCTGATCGATCTGGTCGCGGTGTCCAAGGCGATCGGCTACCCGTCCGCCTCCGACGCCCTCGACGCGGCGGTGAGCCCGCGGGGTTTCCGTCTGCTGGCCAAGGTGCCCCGGCTGCCCGCGGCCGTGGTGGACCGGCTGGTGGTGCACTTCGGCAGCCTCCAGCGGCTGCTCGGTGCCACCGTGGAGGATCTCCAGGCCGTCGAGGGGGTGGGCGATGCCCGGGCCCGGGGCGTCCGCGAGGGGCTGTCCCGGCTCGCCGAGGCGTCCATCCTGGAGCGGTACGTCTGAGCCGCCACCCGCCGGCCCGGTCGAGGCCGGCGCGGTCGCCGGTCAGTTGGTGATGGTCAGCTTCACCGGGTCGCTGATCTTGGTGCCCAGCCGCGCGAAGACCTGGTAGTTGCCAGCGGGGACGAAGTCGCCGGCGGCGAGCCCGTTCGCGCAGCGGTTGCTGTACCGGCCGTTCCAGCCGAGCTGGTAGGAGCGCTCGAAGTTCGGGGTGAACGACTGGACGTCCGACTCCCTGGCGGTGCCACAGGTGTCCGAGGACCAGACCGTCTCGGCGCCCGCCTTGATGTACAACTCCTGTGCGCCGGAGCCGACGTCGCGGCTGCAGGTGCGGTCCGACACGTTCTTGATCTTGAACCGCAGGGTGACCACCGTGCCCCGCTGGGCGGTGGCCGGCAGCGCCACCGGAGTCGCCCGGATCTCCGAGTCGGTGCAGGTCCCGTCGTCGGCCACCGGGGCGCCCGAGGCGTCGTCCGTCCCGGTGTCGCCGCCCGCCGGGCCGCCCTGCCCACCGTCCGAGCCGCCGTCCGCGCCGCCACCGGAGTCCCCCGGTGTCGGGGACGGACTGCCGGACTTCGGAGTCAGCACCGTGGCGGTCGGCTTTGGGGTCGCGGCGGCGGACGCCGTTGCCGTGGGATCGGCACCGATCGCGCCGGTCGGTTTACGCTTCGGACCGGTGCAGGAATAAAGCAGGACAATCAGGAATAGAAGCCCCGCTCCGAGTACGACGGCGCGACGCCGCCAATACACGGCGGGTGGCAGGGGGCCGACCGTCAGACGCATGATGCGTTCACCGTAGTCGCGCGACGCGAGGCGTGGGGAACGACGCGCCGGTGCGGATCAGTCGTGCCCGACCAGCCGTCCACACTCGACCCGCCATGGTCACCGAACGGCTCCGGGCGGGCGCGCAGCGCCACGACGGACACCCAGGACCCCCGATCGATCAGAGATAGACCTTGCGCTGGTAGACGGAATGGGCACCGGCCACCCGGTCGAGGAAGAGCAGACCGGCACAATGGTCGATCTCGTGCTGGAGCGCCCGCGCCTCGAAGCCGTCGGTGACCAGCCGTACCGGCACACCGGTGCCCGGGAGTACCCCCTCGACGACCAGCCGGCTGGCCCGCTTCACGTCACCGGTCAGGTCGGGCACCGACATGCAGCCCTCCCGCCCGGCCTTCCAGCGGGTCGCCTCGACCACCTTCGCGTTGCAGAGCACGAACGTGCCGTGCACGGTGACCGCCTTCGGATGGCCGGTGACGTTCACCGCAAACACCTGCGCGCCCACCCCCACCTGCGGCGCGGCGAGGCCCACGCAGCCCGGCGACACGCGCATCGTGGCGATCAGGTCGGCGGCGAGGCGGACCACCTCGTCCGAGGTCGGATCGACCTCCGGCCCGGGCCGGCTGAGCACCGGATCGGGTGCGACCACCACCGGCCGTACCTCACCCGCGACCTCCAGCGCCTCCGGGGTCCAGTCGCCCAGGCCGACGTACTCGGCGGTCACAGCAGGTCCGGGTCCGCCGGGCGGAGGCTGACGCCCACGCCGAGATCGGCAGCGGTACGGGCGAGCCGGCCGGCCACCTCGTCGGAACTGCCCGGCGGCAGCTCGACCTCGGCGACCACCACGTAGAGGGAGCCGGTCAGCCGGGTGCTCAGATCGGTGACGTTGCCGCCCGCGTCGGCCAGCACCCGGGTCATCGCGGCGACGATGCCCATCCGGTCGGCGCCGTGCACGGCCAGCACGTACGGCTCGCCCGGCGGCGGCGTCTGCCCGTCCGGGGTGACCGGGCGTACGGTGGCCAGGAGCTGGCCGTCGGCGGCGAGCGGGGCCAGCGCGGCCTCGACATCGGCGGCGGCCGGGCCCACGCAGATCAGGGTCATCGCGAAGTGGCCCCGCAACCGGGTCATCGTGGAGTCGGTGAGGTTCGCGCCGAGCCGCGCGAGCGCTTCGGCGACGTCGGCCACGATGCCCGGCCGGTCCCGGCCGATGACGGTGATCGCGAGCTCGTTCATCCGGACATTCTGCCCCGCCGGTTCCCGGGCGGTCGGAGGGGCCTGCCCCGCCCGCCCATCCTGCGGGAAAGCCAGCCATGACATGATCGGCAGCGCCATGACCGAGCCCACCTTCGCCACCCTGGTCAGCCGCTGGTACGAGCGGAACGCCCGCGACCTGCCGTGGCGCGAGCCGGGCATCGGCGCGTGGGCGATCCTGGTCAGCGAGGTCATGCTCCAGCAGACGCCGGTGGTCCGGGTGCTGCCCGCCTGGGAGGCGTGGCTGGCCCGATGGCCGGTGCCGCTGGCGCTGGCCGAGGACACCCCGGCCGAGGCGATCCGGATGTGGGGACGGCTCGGCTATCCCCGCCGGGCGGTACGGCTGCGGGACTGCGCGGTGGCGATCGTCGAACGGCACGGTGGCGAGGTGCCGGATCGGCTGGACCAGTTGCTGGCGCTGCCGGGCGTCGGGACGTACACGGCCCGGGCGGTGGCGGCGTTCGCCTTCGGGCAGCGGCACCCGGTGGTCGACACCAACGTACGCCGGGTGGTGTGCCGGGCGATCGCCGGCGAGCCGGACGCCGGCCCGGCCACCCGCCCCGCCGACCTGGTCGCCACCGAGGAGCTGCTGCCCGCCGAGCCGGCCGCGGCGGCCCTGGCCAGTGCCGCCTTCATGGAACTCGGCGCGGTGGTCTGCACCGCCCGCGCGCCGCGCTGCGCGGTATGCCCGGTCGAGGCGGTCTGCGCCTGGCGGGCGTCCGGCCAGGAGGCGCCGGCCGGCCCGACCCGCCGCCCCCAGCGCTACGCCGGCACCGACCGCCAGGTACGCGGCCTGCTGCTCGCGGTCCTCCGCGAGGCGACCGGCCCGGTGCCGCACCAGCGGCTGGACCAGGTCTGGCACGACGACGTGCAGCGCGCCCGGGCCCTGGCCGGGCTGGTCACCGATGGCCTGGTCGAGCCGGTCGGTGAGGAGTCCTTCCGCCTGATCGGCGACGGCCCCCCGGTCCCCCTCCCCCACGCCTGACCAGCCGGGCACGGCACGCCGCATCTTGATCCACTCAGCTTGCGGCAACTGGCGGTCTCCGGCACCACCGAGACCACACCTTGCCGCACAGCGAGTCGATCAGAGCCGAGGCGCGGGCCGACGGCCGGAAAGGCGACGGCCCCGGTGGCTCTCGCCTACCGGGGCCGTCGCCCTGTCACATCTGCCCAGCGTTACGCCGCGTCGTCCGCACCCGCGGTGGCCGCGCCACCAAGGTCCGCCGGGACGGCGTCCGGCACGGCCACCGGCCGGTCGGTGCCCCGGAAGACGAGCTTGGACTTGTCGACGTTGCTCGGGTCGCCGTCGCAGTCCACCACCACGATCTGACCCGGGGTCAGCTCGTTGAAGAGGATCCGCTCGGAGAGGTTGTCCTCGATGTCGCGCTGGATCGTGCGGCGCAGCGGCCGCGCGCCCAGCACCGGGTCGAAGCCCTTCTTCGCCAGGTACTTCTTGGCGTTGTCGGTCAGCTCCAGGCCCATGTCCTTGTTGCGCAGCTGGGTCTCGATCCGCTGGATCATGATGTCCACGATCGAGAGGATCTCCTGCTCACGCAGCTGGTGGAAGACGATGGTGTCGTCGATCCGGTTCAGGAACTCGGGCCGGAAGTGCTGCTTGAGCTCGTCGTTGACCTTCTGCTTCATCCGGTCGTAGTTGGACTCGGAGTCCTCAGAGGCCTGGAAGCCCAGCGAGACCGCCTTCGCGACGTCGCGCGTACCGAGGTTGGTGGTCAGGATGATGACCGTGTTCTTGAAGTCCACGATCCGGCCCTGGCCGTCGGTGAGCCGCCCGTCCTCCAGGATCTGGAGGAGCGTGTTGAACACGTCCGGGTGGGCCTTCTCGATCTCGTCGAAGAGGACCACCGAGAACGGCCGGCGACGCACCTTCTCGGTCAGCTGCCCGCCCTCGTCGTAGCCGACGTAGCCGGGCGGGGCACCCACCAGCCGGGAGACCGTGTACCGGTCGTGGAACTCGGACATGTCCAGCTGGATGAGGGCGTCCTCGCTGCCGAACAGGAACTCGGCGAGCGCCTTGGACAGCTCGGTCTTACCGACACCGGACGGGCCGGCGAAGATGAACGAGCCGGACGGGCGCTTCGGGTCCTTCAGGCCGGCCCGGGTACGCCGGATCGCCTTCGAGACCGCCTTGACCGCGTCCTCCTGGCCGATGACGCGCTTGTGCAGCTCGTCCTCCATGCGCAGCAGGCGCGAGGTCTCCTCCTCGGTCAGCTTGTAGACCGGGATGCCGGTCCAGTTGCCGAGCACCTCGGCGATCTGCTCGTCGTCGACCTCGCTGACGACGTCCAGGTCGCCGGCCTTCCACTCCTTCTCCCGCTGAGCCTTCTGGCCGAGCAGCTGCTTCTCCTTGTCGCGGAGCTGAGCGGCCCGCTCGAAGTCCTGCGCGTCGATCGCGGACTCCTTGTCGCGGCGCACCTGGGCGATGCGCTCGTCGAAGTCACGCAGGTCTGGCGGCGCGGTCATCCGGCGGATCCGCATCCGGGCACCGGCCTCGTCGATCAGGTCGATCGCCTTGTCGGGCAGGAACCGGTCGGAGATGTATCGATCGGCCAGAGTCGCGGCCGCGACGAGCGCCGCGTCCGTGATCGAGACGCGGTGGTGCGCCTCGTAGCGGTCCCGCAGGCCCTTGAGGATCTCGATGGTGTGGGCCAGCGACGGCTCACCCACCTGGATCGGCTGGAACCGGCGCTCGAGAGCGGCGTCCTTCTCCAGGTGCTTGCGGTATTCATCGAGCGTGGTGGCGCCGATGGTCTGCAGCTCGCCACGGGCCAGCATCGGCTTGAGGATGCTGGCCGCGTCGATCGCGCCCTCGGCGGCACCCGCACCCACCAGGGTGTGGATCTCGTCGATGAACAGGATGATGTCGCCGCGGGTGCGGATCTCCTTGAGCACCTTCTTGAGGCGCTCCTCGAAGTCACCGCGGTAGCGGGAGCCGGCCACCAGGGCACCGAGGTCGAGCGTGTAGAGGTGCTTGTCCTTCAGCGTCTCGGGCACCTCGCCCTTGATGATCTTCTGAGACAGCCCCTCGACCACGGCGGTCTTGCCAACGCCGGGCTCGCCGATCAGGACCGGGTTGTTCTTGGTACGGCGGGAGAGCACCTGCATGACCCGCTCGATTTCCTTCTCGCGCCCGATGACCGGGTCGAGCTTGCCCTCGCGGGCGGCCTGGGTCAGGTTGCGGCCGAACTGGTCCAGCACCAGGCTGGTCGACGGCGCGGCCTCGCCCGGGGCGGTGCCCGCGGCGGCCGGCTCCTTGCCCTGGTAGCCGGAGAGCAGCTGGATCACCTGCTGGCGGACCCGGTTGAGGTCGGCGCCGAGCTTGACCAGCACCTGGGCGGCGACGCCCTCGCCCTCACGGATCAGGCCGAGCAGGATGTGCTCCGTGCCGATGTAGTTGTGGCCGAGCTGCAGCGCCTCGCGCAGCGACAGCTCCAGCACCTTCTTGGCCCGCGGCGTGAACGGGATGTGCCCGCTCGGCGCCTGCTGACCCTGGCCGATGATCTCCTCGACCTGCTGGCGGACGCCCTCCAGGGAGATGCCGAGGCTCTCCAGGGCCTTGGCCGCGACGCCCTCACCCTCGTGGATCAGGCCCAGCAGGATGTGCTCCGTACCGATGTAGTTGTGGTTGAGCATCCGGGCCTCTTCCTGGGCCAGGACGACAACCCGTCGCGCTCGGTCGGTGAACCGCTCGAACATGCCCTCGTGCTCCTCACGTGCCGTGCGCCTTGATGGTCAAGATCTTGGCGGGGCCGGTGCGCGGACGTCCGGGACGGGCGTCCGTGCCTCCTTACTCTATCGCCGCGGACCGACTCCGCTGAGGTCGTGTGTCCCCGCGAAAGGCCGTTCCCACGTCGTTTCTGACAACCGTCCACGCTCAGCAGGTGTTCCGGTACCCCTAGCTGTACGCGCAGAGCGAAATTCGACCGTTGGTGGAAAAGCCCGGTCGGGGGCCTCCGGAAGGTCTTCCGGGCTCGGGGCGGGGGCTTCGGCGCCGCCGCCGTCATCCACAACCTGTGGACAGGATCTCCACTGCCTGTGGACAACCTGCCCCGCGGCGGTTTTCTTCCCGCCCCCGACCTGGCTCCCGCCGCCCACGACCAGCGCGCCCAGCCCGGCCCCCGCGACCGGCGGCGCACGTCCCGCACGGGGGGCGTTCGACGCGGCCGGCACGTCTCGCCCCGGACCGGACCAGACGACGCACCGGGGCGGAAACGGCGACGCCGGCCCGGAGTGGCCTCCGGTCCGGCGTCGTGTCGCCCGCTACGGGGTCGTCGTGATCAGTGACCCGCCTTCGCGTGGTACTCCTCGACGATCTCCTGCGGGATGCGTCCCCGGTCCGAGATGTCCTTGCCGGCCTTCTTCGCCCAGGCGCGGATGGCCTTGTTCTGCTCGCGGTCGGCGGTCGCGCCGCCCCGGCCACGCGCGGCCCGGCCGCCGACGACCACCCCACCGCGACCGACCTTGGTCCCGTGCGCGATGTACTGAGCGAATACATCACGCAATTTCTCGGCGTTCGTCGCCGACAGGTCGATCTCGTACTGCACGCCGTCGAGGGCGAACTTGACGGTCTCGTCAGCGTCCCCGCCGTCCAGGTCATCGACCAGCTTGTGGATGATCTGCTTGGCCACGTCCCACATTCCTTTCGAGCAGGGTGATGTTCTCCTGCGAATACAGGAGAACAATAACCCGCCCGCCGCTTGTCTCGTCAATAGGATGCGGTAACGACCTGGAGACGGCCGGCGGCTACTCCGGCCGGACCAACGGGAACAGGATGGTTTCCCGAATTCCCAGGCCGGTCAGCGCCATCAAGAGCCGGTCGATTCCCATTCCCATACCACCGGCCGGCGGCATTCCGTACTCCATCGCCCGGAGGAAGTCCTCGTCGAGTCGCATCGCCTCGTCGTCGCCGCGGGCGGCGAGCTGCGCCTGCGCCACCAGCCGCTCCCGCTGCACCACCGGGTCGACCAGCTCGGAGTACGCGGTGCCCAGCTCGAAACCGAGGACGTACAGGTCCCACTTCTCGGCCAGTCCCGGCTCGCTGCGGTGGGCCCGGGTCAGCGGGCTGGTCTCCTCCGGGTAGTCGCACACGAAGGTGGGCGCCTGCAGCGACGGCACCACTAGTTCCTCGAACAGTTCCTCGGCCAGCTTGCCCGGACCCCACTTCGGGTCGACCGACAGCCCGACCTTGTCGGCGTACTCGACCAGCCGGGACCTCTCGGTGCGGACGGTGACCTCCTCACCGAGCGCTTCGGAAAGAACACCGAACAGTGTCACCGAGCGCCACTCGCCGCCCAGATCGAACTCCCGGCCGTCGGCGTGGGTGACCACCGTCGATCCGCCGACCGCGATCGCCGCCTGCTGCACAAGATTTCGAGTCAGCTCGGCCATCGTGTTGTAGTCGCCGTACGCCTGGTAGGCCTCGAGCATCGCGAACTCGGGCGAGTGCGACGAGTCGATGCCCTCATTACGGAAGTTGCGGTTGATCTCGAAGACCCGGTCCACGCCGCCCACCACAGCGCGCTTGAGAAACAGTTCCGGCGCGATTCGCAGATACAGATCGGTGTTGAGCGCATTGCTGTGGGTCACGAATGGGCGGGCCGCCGCGCCTCCGTGCAGCAACTGGAGCATCGGGGTCTCCACCTCGATGAAGTCCTGCGCGTGCAGGGTGTCACGGAGGCTGCGGACCGCGGCCGCCCGGGTGCGTACCATCTGCCGCGCCTGCTCGCGGACGACCAGGTCCACGTAGCGCTGGCGGACCCGGGCCTCCTCGCTCAGCGGCTTGTGCGCCACCGGCAGCGGGCGCAGGGCCTTGGCGGTGACCGCCCACTCCTCGACCAGCACCGACAGCTCGCCGCGCCGGCTGGTGATCACCTCACCGGTGACGCCGACGTGGTCGCCGAGGTCGACCAGGCGCTTCCAGTCCTCCAGCCGCTGCCCGCCGACCCGGTCCAGCGAGAGCATCGCCTGGAGTTCGGTGCCGTCGCCGTCCCGAAGGGTGGCGAAGCAGAGCTTGCCGGTGTTGCGTACGAAAATCACCCGGCCGGTGACCGAGACCCGGTCGCCGGTGGCGGTGTCGGTGGGCAGCTCGGCGTACTGGGCGCGGATCCGGGCCAGCGTGCTGGTCCGGGGGTAGCCGATCGGGTACGGTTCGACGCCCTCGGCGAGCATCCGGTCCCGCTTCTCCCGGCGGACCTTCATCTGCTCCGGAAGGTCGTCGGCGGGGTCTACTGGCAGGGCGTTCTGCTCGGTCACGGCACGCTTCCTCAAGCCTTGGAGGGATATCGGCGGGTCAGCCCATGAGCGTACTCAAGCCACGTGCCGGCCGTTACGGGATAACCTGCCGCCCATGACGGACCCCACTCAGGCGCTCTCCTTCGGTGTCGCCGCCGCCGACTACGACCGGTTCCGGCCCCGCTATCCCGAACAGGCGCTGCGCTGGGCACTCGACGGCCTCACCGCGCCGGCCCGGGTGGTGGACCTCGGCGCGGGCACCGGCATCCTCACCCGCGGGGTGCTCGCGCTCGGACATGACCTCGTACCCGTCGAGCCGGATCCGGGGATGCGGGCGCAACTGGCGGCCGCGACCCCGGGCACGAGGCCGCTGGCCGGCACCGCCGAGGCAATGCCGCTGCCGGACGGGTCGGCGGACGCGGTGCTGGTGGGGCAGGCGTACCACTGGTTCGACAGGGAGCCCGCGCACGCCGAGATCGCCCGGGTGCTGCGACCCGGCGGCGTCTTCGCCCCGATCTGGAACCTCCGGGACGAGCGGGTGGCCTGGGTGGCGGAGCTGACCCGGATCGCCCACCTCGGTGACAACGCGGGCAACGTGGTCGAAAGGTACGGCGACTTCGGGTCCGCCTTTGAGCCGGTCGAAGTGGGCGAATTCTCCCATTCGACCGCGCTGACGCCCGACGAGGTGGTCGGCATGCTGCACACCCGGTCCTACTGGCTCGTCGCGTCGGCGGAGGAGCGGGACCGGGTCGACCGGGAGCTGCGGCAACTCTTCGCCACCCACCCCGACCTGACGGGACGGGAGACCGTCGAACTCCCCTACCGCACCTTCGTCTTCCGCTCCCGCCGCCGCTGAGCGCCGGGCGCCGCCGAGCGCCGGGCGCCGCTGCTCACTGGGCGCCGCCGCTCACTGGGCGCCGTGGTTAAGAGGGGGCCCCTGCTCTGCCGGAGGCGTTAAGAGGGGGCCCTTCCTTGCACCTCAGATGTTGCGTTCGTAGACCATGCGCAGGCCGATCAGGGTGATCATCGGCTCGTGGTGGGTGATCGTGTGACACTCGTGGAGCACCAGCGAGGCGAGGCCGCCGGTGGCGATCACCGCCTTCACCTCGCCCAGCTCCTCGGTCATCCGCTCGACGATCCGGTCCACCTGGCCGGCGAAGCCGAAGTAGAGCCCGGCCTGTAGACACTCCACGGTGTTCTTGCCGATCACCGAGCGGGGCATGGTCGCCTCCACCTTGCGGAGCTGGGCGGCGCGGGCCGCGAGCGCGTCGAAGGAGATCTCGATGCCCGGGGCGAACGCGCCACCAAGGAACTCACCCCGGCCGCTGATCACGTCGAAGTTGGTGGTGGTGCCGAAGTCCACCACGATCGACGGCCCGCCGTAGAGGGTGTACGCGGCCAGGGTGTTGACCACCCGGTCCGCGCCGACCTCCTTCGGGTTGTCGATGGCGAGCTGCACCCCGGTGCGTACGCCGGGCTCGACGATCACGCTCGGCAGGTCCGCGTAGTAGCGGGACAGCATCGTACGCAGCGAGCGCAACGCGGCCGGCACGGTCGAGCAGGCGGCCACCCCGGTGATCTCCACAGCGTCACCGGCCAGCAGCCCCCGGAACTTCAGACCCAACTCGTCCGCCGTCGAACGGGCATCGGTCTTGATCCGCCAGGAGTGCACCAGCTTGTCGCCGTCGAAGGTCGCCAGCACGGTGTTGGTGTTTCCGATGTCGATGCAGAGCAGCACGCTGGCAGCCTAGGCCATGTCCTGGACGCTCATTCCGCCCTCAGATCCAGGGCGATGTCCAGGATCGGCGAGGAATGGGTGAGCGCGCCCACCGAGAGGTAGTCCACGCCGGTCGCGCCGTACTCGGCCGCCACCGGCAGCGTCAGCCCACCGGTGGCCTCCAGCTCGGCCCGGTCGCCCACCGCGGCGACCACCTCGCGCAGCTGCGCCGGGGTCATGTTGTCCAGCAGCAGGAAGTCTGCGCCGGCCGCCACCGCCTCCACCGCCTCGGCCAGCGTGTCCACCTCCACCTGCACCGGCACGTCCGGGAACGCCTCCCGGACCCGCCGGTAGGCGGCGGCGATGCCACCCGCCGCGACCTTGTGGTTGTCCTTGATCATGGCGACGTCGTGCAGGCCCATCCGCTTGTTGGTGCCGCCGCCGGCGCGGACCGCGTACTTCTCCAGAGCGCGCAGGCCGGGGGTGGTCTTGCGGGTGTCGAGGACCGTCGCCTTCGTGCCGGCCAGGGCGTCGGCCCAGGCCCGGGTGTGGGTGGCCACCCCGGACAGCCGGCAGAGCAGGTTGAGCGCGGTCCGCTCGGCGGTGAGCAGCAGCCGGGTCGGGCCGGTCACCGTGGCCAACACGTCGCCGCGCGCCACCCGTTGCCCGTCGTGGGCCACCAACGACACCTCGACCGTACGCTCCGCCCCGGTCACCTCGCCCACCAGCTCGAACACGGCCGCCGCCACGGGCAGCCCGGCCACCACGCCGTCGGCGCGGGCGACCAGGTCACCGGTGTCGTTCTGCTCGCCGGGGATGGTGGCGACGCTGGTGACGTCGAGGAAGTCCGGGCCCAGGTCCTCGGTGAGCGCGTCGACGATCACCCGCCGTACCCGCTCCGGGTCCAGGCCCCCGGCCCGCAACGCCCGCTCCGTCGATTCCCTCACGGTGCCTCCTCTGTTCGCGACTGCGGGGCTCGCAAAACCGGCTCACTCCTCGCGCTCACGGGTGCCTCCTCTGTTCGCGACTGCGGGGCTCGCAAAGCCGGCTCACTCCTCGCGCTCACGGCAGTTCCTCCCACCGCTCGGTCAGCGAGCCCTGCGCCCCGATCCCGCCGACGAAGTGGCCCAGCCACCGGTCGTCGGCGGCCGGGAAGTCCTCCCGCCAGTGGCAGCCGCGGGTCTCCCGGCGCCGGTACGCGGCGGCGACCAGCGTCGACGCCACGGTGATCAGGTTCGTCGCCTCCCAGTCGGCGGTACGCGGGACGCCCCGGCCCTCGCCCAGCTCGGTCAGGGTGGCGGCGGTCGCGGCGAGGGTGTCCGCCGAGCGGAGCACCCCGGCGCCCCGGGTCATCGCCCGTTGCAGAGCCGGGGTACCGGCGGCCGGCAGCACCCAGCCCTGTCCACCGACCCAGGCTCCGGTCTCGGCCGGCTTCGCCTGCTCCGGCAGGCCGGCGGCGATGTCCTCGGCGATCCGGCGGGAGAAGACCAGCCCCTCCAGCAGTGAGTTGCTGGCCAGCCGATTCGCGCCGTGCACGCCGGTGCAGGCGACCTCGCCGCAGGCGTACAGGCCGGGGATGGAGGTGCGGCCGCGCAGGTCGGTACGGACGCCGCCGGAGGCGTAGTGGGCGGCCGGAGCGACCGGGATCAGGTCGGTGGCCGGGTCGACCCCGATGGCCAGGCAGGACGCGACGATGGTCGGGAAGCGCCGGGCCAGAAAGTCCCCGCCCAGGTGGCGGGCGTCCAGCCAGACGTGGTCCGCCCCGGTGGCCAGCAGCACCCGGTGGATGCCCTTGGCGACCACGTCCCGGGGGGCCAGTTCGGCCAGCTCGTGCTGGCCGACCATGAACCGCTTGCCGTCCCCGTCGATCAGGTGGGCGCCCTCGCCGCGCAGCGCCTCGGACACCAGCGGCTGCTGGGCCCGCGTCGCGCCCGGCGCCCCCGTCGGCACGATCAGCGCGGTCGGATGGAACTGGACGAACTCCACGTCGGTTACCGCCGCGCCGGCCCGCATGGCGAGCGCCACCCCGTCGCCGGTGGAGACCGCCGGGTTGGTCGTGGCCGCGAAGATCTGCCCCATGCCGCCGGTGGCCAGCACCACCGCCCGGGCCAGGATCGCGCCGACGCCGTCCTCGCTGCCCTCGCCGAGCACGTGCAGGGTGATCCCGCAGGCCGGGCCGAGCCCGTCCGGGCCGTCGCCGGGCGCGCGCAGCAGGTCCAGCACCAGGGCGTGCTCGACCAGCCGGATCCACGGGTCGCGGTGGACGGCCGCGTGCAGCGCCCGTTGCACCTCCGCACCGGTGGCGTCACCACCGGCGTGCACGATCCGGTCGGCCCGGTGGCCGCCCTCCCGGGTGAGCATCAGCGAGCCGTCCGGGTTCCGGTCGAACTCCGCCCCGATCCGCATCAGCTCGCGCAGCCGGGTCGGGCCCTCCTCCACCAGCACCCGCACCGCCGCCGGGTCACACAGGCCGACGCCGGCGACCTCGGTGTCGTACGCGTGGGCGGCCGGGGTGTCGGCCGGGTCGAGCACGGCGGCGATGCCGCCCTGCGCCCAGCGGGTCGACCCCTCATCCATGTTGACCTTGGTGACCACAGTGACGTGCAGACCCGCCTCGCGCAGGTGCAGCGCGGCGGTCAGGCCGGCGACCCCGGAGCCGACGACGACCACGTCGGTGGTCTCCACCCAGCCGGGTGCGGGCGCGGCGAGCAGCCTGGGCAGGGCCGGCAGGTCGACGGTCGGAAGGTCCATGCGCACAGTCAACCCGAAGGCTTCTCGCCCCGGGCGGCG
This region includes:
- the lysS gene encoding lysine--tRNA ligase encodes the protein MTEQNALPVDPADDLPEQMKVRREKRDRMLAEGVEPYPIGYPRTSTLARIRAQYAELPTDTATGDRVSVTGRVIFVRNTGKLCFATLRDGDGTELQAMLSLDRVGGQRLEDWKRLVDLGDHVGVTGEVITSRRGELSVLVEEWAVTAKALRPLPVAHKPLSEEARVRQRYVDLVVREQARQMVRTRAAAVRSLRDTLHAQDFIEVETPMLQLLHGGAAARPFVTHSNALNTDLYLRIAPELFLKRAVVGGVDRVFEINRNFRNEGIDSSHSPEFAMLEAYQAYGDYNTMAELTRNLVQQAAIAVGGSTVVTHADGREFDLGGEWRSVTLFGVLSEALGEEVTVRTERSRLVEYADKVGLSVDPKWGPGKLAEELFEELVVPSLQAPTFVCDYPEETSPLTRAHRSEPGLAEKWDLYVLGFELGTAYSELVDPVVQRERLVAQAQLAARGDDEAMRLDEDFLRAMEYGMPPAGGMGMGIDRLLMALTGLGIRETILFPLVRPE
- a CDS encoding class I SAM-dependent methyltransferase, translated to MTDPTQALSFGVAAADYDRFRPRYPEQALRWALDGLTAPARVVDLGAGTGILTRGVLALGHDLVPVEPDPGMRAQLAAATPGTRPLAGTAEAMPLPDGSADAVLVGQAYHWFDREPAHAEIARVLRPGGVFAPIWNLRDERVAWVAELTRIAHLGDNAGNVVERYGDFGSAFEPVEVGEFSHSTALTPDEVVGMLHTRSYWLVASAEERDRVDRELRQLFATHPDLTGRETVELPYRTFVFRSRRR
- a CDS encoding type III pantothenate kinase; translated protein: MLLCIDIGNTNTVLATFDGDKLVHSWRIKTDARSTADELGLKFRGLLAGDAVEITGVAACSTVPAALRSLRTMLSRYYADLPSVIVEPGVRTGVQLAIDNPKEVGADRVVNTLAAYTLYGGPSIVVDFGTTTNFDVISGRGEFLGGAFAPGIEISFDALAARAAQLRKVEATMPRSVIGKNTVECLQAGLYFGFAGQVDRIVERMTEELGEVKAVIATGGLASLVLHECHTITHHEPMITLIGLRMVYERNI
- the nadC gene encoding carboxylating nicotinate-nucleotide diphosphorylase, whose product is MRESTERALRAGGLDPERVRRVIVDALTEDLGPDFLDVTSVATIPGEQNDTGDLVARADGVVAGLPVAAAVFELVGEVTGAERTVEVSLVAHDGQRVARGDVLATVTGPTRLLLTAERTALNLLCRLSGVATHTRAWADALAGTKATVLDTRKTTPGLRALEKYAVRAGGGTNKRMGLHDVAMIKDNHKVAAGGIAAAYRRVREAFPDVPVQVEVDTLAEAVEAVAAGADFLLLDNMTPAQLREVVAAVGDRAELEATGGLTLPVAAEYGATGVDYLSVGALTHSSPILDIALDLRAE
- a CDS encoding L-aspartate oxidase, coding for MDLPTVDLPALPRLLAAPAPGWVETTDVVVVGSGVAGLTAALHLREAGLHVTVVTKVNMDEGSTRWAQGGIAAVLDPADTPAAHAYDTEVAGVGLCDPAAVRVLVEEGPTRLRELMRIGAEFDRNPDGSLMLTREGGHRADRIVHAGGDATGAEVQRALHAAVHRDPWIRLVEHALVLDLLRAPGDGPDGLGPACGITLHVLGEGSEDGVGAILARAVVLATGGMGQIFAATTNPAVSTGDGVALAMRAGAAVTDVEFVQFHPTALIVPTGAPGATRAQQPLVSEALRGEGAHLIDGDGKRFMVGQHELAELAPRDVVAKGIHRVLLATGADHVWLDARHLGGDFLARRFPTIVASCLAIGVDPATDLIPVAPAAHYASGGVRTDLRGRTSIPGLYACGEVACTGVHGANRLASNSLLEGLVFSRRIAEDIAAGLPEQAKPAETGAWVGGQGWVLPAAGTPALQRAMTRGAGVLRSADTLAATAATLTELGEGRGVPRTADWEATNLITVASTLVAAAYRRRETRGCHWREDFPAADDRWLGHFVGGIGAQGSLTERWEELP